The Manihot esculenta cultivar AM560-2 chromosome 8, M.esculenta_v8, whole genome shotgun sequence genomic interval agggattccgatgccggaatctagccgggtattacactgcctATTGGGTTTAACAGTACCGAGCTCATTTATGCCTCAGTACCTTCTTGAGGTCGGCATGGCACTTTGGCGCTTTTGGCTGTTGTGcgagatcaaagtctcttttCCTTGTGactcgagctcctttgggaggtcggagtttagcttttcattTATGGCCCCGTGCCTCAATCTTTTATGAGAGGTCGTAACTATGTTCTTATGAGTCATTTTTGCGTGTTGTCGTTGTATACCGCTATTTGCTGTGAGTATGTGATACCAGAAAACCTCTGAGGATCCTGGTCTTTGTTGcttcgggagatctttgagatattcgccggccgttttttgcTCTGGGAGGTCTTttgagatcctcaccggccTTTTTGCTCCTGGATCGCCagccatttttgctccgggaggtctttttgagatcctcgctggccatttttgttccgggagatctttgaggtCCGCCGGCCTTGTACCTTCTTTGTGGTCTTCTGTAAGATTCGGgctctgtggccttactgtcgcttcgtcatcttaattggttttgtgcctaactgaggtcttgggcaagattcaggctcattggccttactgtcgcttcgtcatctcaactggttttgtgcctaactgaggtcttgggcaAGATTGAGAAttctttctgcaaaataagagcttgcacagGGCGTATATAACGAGGATGTTCgtttttaattcaataatattcatcaataaataatgtCGCACATGTCACTTTAACTTTACATTTcagttttcaatttataaaatattatgctTGAACATGTAAAATATTGTGGAAAGTGTAAGTATTATTTACACTTTATAATTTTGTAATCAATAATAACTGCAAAACGATAAATGAAAGTTGTGTAAAAGACTCTTGATTTTGAGGTTTTTCTGGTGGTGATgatgattaataattaattgcttGCAGTCATTGTGGATCATGCATAagctaattttaataaatcatttatgaTGGCATTATTGTAATATCTGTAAAGAATTTGGGTACTTACCTCCCAGTAATTAAGAGCCACGTCGACCACTTTTGCGTGAGTTGTGTTGACGCGTCACTTTATTCCAATCCCATCAAACTCAATCtcaaaaaattgataattttggtatttGGCCGACCTGCTGTAGTCCGAGCTCCTCTCCTATCCACAGGAAAAAACCTCTGAGATCGCTTCCAGGGCGAATCTAGCAGGACCCACACATTCCGCTAAAGCCAACGGAATTTGGCTCCTCAAAacatcaagctcctttttcttggCACTTGCGAACTTCCAGAACTCCCTTGAGCGCATTTTCAAGCAAAAGGATCTCAACAGTTGTAACAGCCCATCACCGTCATCCACCTCGCCATCAGGATGATCGGAGTTCTCGAGGGACTTGAAAGCGGCTTCTCTATGTTCATCCACGCGCTCGAGCGCGATCTCCACGCTTTCGTCAATAGTAACCTCACGCTTCTTGAGAGACGCGAGCTTGGCCTTGATATCATGGCCTAGGATCTGGAGATTGTGCTTGAGAGCTTCCGATTTCTTCTGGAGGTTCTGCTCGAGAGAGGTGATGCGGTCAAAAAGCTCCTTGCAAAGAAGAGTACAGCTTGTCATAAGTGAGGTCTGACGCTGGAAGTCGTCGAAGCTGGGGAAAGTCAACTCAGCTAACTCGCCTGGATCGGGGATCGACCCCATTGCTGGTGAGAAACGGGCACCGGAAGTAACCCAGCGGAATTAAGTTTGATTTGGTCATGTGCTTCAGAGGGAACGTCGAAGAAAAGGAAGATGAGATGTATGCATTCGAATTTTGAGGGCTGTCTGGCCGTTCGACTAGAAATACGAGACCGACTACTTCTTCCGACCTGGCCAATTGATGAATCTGATGGTGTCTGCTTTAATTCTTGAAGGTTGTGGTTTCTTCCGTGTCGCGACGGGCTCACTTGTTGGAGCTCGACCAGACCAGTGACTTCCTCCTCAGGTCGGCACGTCTCTAGCAACTCGAGCTCTTTCCACTCTTGCTATGGTCCTGATATCCCATCCTTGCAGCTCTTTGTCAAGCACGAAATGCAGGATCATTTAAGGATTCACATCACTAATGCATAGAAGAGAAGATGGGAAGTTCCATACGACCTATTGCCCAGAGAGCAACCGCCGGCACTGAAGCAAAGAATTGGGAGATCGAGAAAGAATTTTATAACAGCTCAGGAATTCTCAGGCTCTGAACTTATCTTTTGCTACAAAGCGGACCCATTTGGTTTTGCTGTGAAGAGAAAAGCAATTAGGCAGACCCTTTTCAATACGAGCTCCGATGAATCAGTCCCATTTGGAGAAACGGTCTTCAAAGACCAATATTTGGAGATATCCACAAAATCGCCTAAAGATGCTTCACTCCACGGTCTCGGAGAGAACACACGGCCTCATGGAATCAAATTGTACCCTGGAGATCCATATACTCTGTATACTACTGATATCTCAGCCATTAATCTTAATGCTGATTTGCATGGGTCTCACCCGGTGTACACGGATCTTAGAAATGTGAACGGTCAACCCTCTGCTCACTCAGTTCTTCCTCTGAACAGTAATGGCATGGATGTGTTCTACAGCGGGACTTCGTTCACGTACACAATTATCGGGAGTATTCTTGACTTATACTTCTTCGCTGAACCCTCTCCATTAGTGGCCGTCGACCAATACACAGCTTTAATAGGTCGACCTGCTCCGCTTCACGTGGCGTGGACGGGTCACAGGCGTACGACGGTGGTGGCGGTCCGCCGATGCTTTCCATCCGTCCTGAAATGCGAATCCGACCTCAAACATGGCTTCGACCTCGATCACACCTAAGCTCGCGCACGGGTCCGACCTCAACGAGCAATCTATCACTGTGGTCGTCGGATTTGCCGAGTTCCTTTCTGTCTTGCTAAACACGGCTCCGACCTCCTTTTTTCTCACggactcctcttctctttctctcgccttcttcttttctttttcttttttctctttttttttaatatatatacggCCAACCTCAGAATTTCAACAAATACATATATTACTCacccttttttccttttacagaaaatattcaccagacttcaaagaaaaaaaatcagccgtaataaaatctaataaatattaaaataaattatctgaaagaccatcaaaatattctttagcacaatgaacccttcttttcagctgggttatccGCTCAAACTTTCGTaccttatgtggatctcaatgggtggatctgaaaactttagagatagtaaaatctctttcgtttcccacagacggcgccatttgataaatcttttcctcctcctggtccatgatagatctaaCTTTCTTCTTGGTCCACCATATGGGTCCATCAAATGGGTCTCCAAATGTTCTTCTtgatgaaaggacctgcaaaataaggaaaaacggTCAGGGATCTACCAGGGATGCCCCAGtggaggccctccgacgctcaagtcagattttatggattagagtagTATATTTGGGTAAAGGTtgtagagagaaaataaaaatggagtccaggaaggagaggaagaagaagccCCATTTTTTAAAGAGAGCCTCCCCTCACGTTTATAGTGTTACCTGTCTGTGTCCTtcaggcccgtacgtacggatgtgtcagaccCTTcttcaggcggccatttaattcaccCTAGCACGCATGCGAACAGGGTTGGTGAGTGATTAGGCCTACTCCCCTATTGGGCTTGTGCTCGTATCTGACCCCGATTGCCCTGGGTCACTGGCCCAGGCTCGTGAAGTCGAGCCGTCTTTCGAGCGTATAATCTTATGGGTTTTGGACATGTGGCCTTCTTTTGGATCCGGTCTTATTCCTGGGCTAGGAAAGATCCAAAGGTtatcataatatattattaatattgtaataaaattttcattgtattctattattaaaaaaatttattatattttttattttaataaataaaatattaaaaatatatttataaaattgagtAACTACCatataaaaatatgtttaaaaaataaaataaatcaatatcaaaaaatatataaatatatatataaatccataacaaaatattgatttgattattttttacgATCATATCCAATATTTGACTATTTAACAAAATTCTTACAATCTCAAATAGtgataatttattgattttactattttttaaacCATAtccaatataatttaattaataaataaatataaataattaaataatcataTACACCAGAACAATTTTCATTTCATgtcctttcattttttttaaaaaaatttctttatcatttttaGGTGTAAATATATtccatatttttcaaaatttatttaatataaggtATCAGAAtcacatatatatatttaattgatttataattaaaataagataaaCCAGCATACCAcaaatcataaataaaatcaagTATATAAATAgagatattatttttattagtaaatAATTTGAACATACGAATAATCTTGTCCAATAAATATATCattcttaaataaaataacaGTTTCTGTCTCTAAAACAACCTTCAATTCTTTTTTGCATAATACACTTGCAATTATGGTCGTGAGAGTTATGGTGCCTTAAAGATGGACATTAGCAAGGCATATGATCGTATGGAGTGGAATTATGTTTCGGATGTCTTGGATAAAATGGGTTTCTCAACACAGTGGACGAGTGTGATCATGCACTGTATTACTTCAGTCAGCTATCATATTGTTCATGATGGGAAGGAATTGGGTCCAATTATGCCTACACGAGGATTGCGGCAAGGAGATTCCTTATCCCCATATATATTTATCTTGTGTACTGAGGGACTTTCACAGCTTATATCGCACAAGGTGGCTATTTCGGCTTTACATGGTTGTCGGGTGGCTAGGAGATGCCCTGAGATAACTCATCTCTTCTTTGCCAATGATAGCTTGATTTTCTTCCATAGCACTGCTGCTGAAGCTCAGGTTGTGAAGGAGGTGGTTTCTACTTATGCACAGGCATCTGGGCAGCTCATAAATTTCACTAAATCTGCCATATGCTTCTCTAAGAACACGAGACAGAATGATCGGGCTGGTGTGTGCTCTGTGTTAGGCGTGGAAGAGCATTCAAGTTTGGGCAAATATTTGGGTCTTCCATCAGTGGTGGGCATAAACAAAAGGGAAATATTTGGTTTTTTAAAGGACAAGGTGTGGCAGAAACTTAACTCCTGGAAACGTCGTTGCTTGTCCCGTGCAGGTAAAGAAATCTTACTAAGAACAGTGCTCCAAGCACTTCCTAATTATGTGATGAGCATGTTCCTAATCCCTAAGACTCTTTGTCACGACCTCCAACAGATGATGAATATGTTTTGGTGGGGTAAAGGTATTAACCATGAAAGGGGAATCCATTGGATGAGTTGGGGTAGGATGAGTCAACCAAAATTTGTTGGAGGGTTGGGCTTCAAGAAGTTAAGGGAGTTCAACTTGGCTATGGTTGGAAAACAAGCTTGGAATATTGTGACTAATCCTTCTTGTTTGGTGGCAAGGTTAATTAAAGCTCGGTATTTTCTTGATGCTAATTTTATCACGGCTCGTCTGGGTCCAATCCGAGCTATTTTTGGCGAAGCATTTGGGAAGCACAATCTGTTATTAAGGCCGGTATGTGTTGGAAAGTTGGAAATGGACAGCAAATTCGAGTCTGGGAAGATCCTTGGATCCCAAATTTGCCTTCCTCCTGGGTGCAAACATCGCAGCCTGTTAACTCACAGGTAAACTTTGTTCATGATTTGATGATTAATGGTTTTTGGAATTTGCCATTGTTACGTTCAATTTTTAGTATGGAAGAGCAGCAGGCCATACTGTCTATTCCCCTCCCTCGATTTGCTGCTAGTGACAGATTGATCTGGAAGTTGGAGCCAAAGGGTCAATATTCAGTTAAATCAGTTTATAAATTCCTAACTAATATTGGGGATGGAGTTGTGGGAGGTCATATTAGTGCAATGTGGCGGAAATTATGGAACGTCAGGGCTCCTCCTAAGTGTCGCGACTTAGTGTGGAGGGCAGCCAATAATGCCATACCAGTTTTGCAGCTGCTTCAACAGCGACATGTTCCTGTGCATAATTCATGTCCTTTATGTAATTCTGTTAGTGAATCTGTGCTCCATGTGCTGGTTACATGCCCTTTTGCCAAGAGGGTATGGCTTGCGTCTTCGATTGGATGGCTTTTTCCTCAGTCGGCGTCATTTTTGGCATGGTTGTGCTCAGTTTTGCAGCTGGTGAGAAAGGAAGACTAAGCTATGATGGTAATGATCTGCTGGGCTCTTTGGCAGGCACGGAATGATGTGGTCTGGTCTTCGAAGTGGTTGAGCCTTGCTGCTGTGGTGTATCGGGCTAGGACAATCCTCTACGATTGGTGTAATGCGCGACAGGTTGATGACAATTCTTCTGATGCTGTGCCAGCTCCTCCGCCGTTACATTTCTGGGTTCCACCGCTTCAAGGATCCTTGAAAGCTAATGTAGATGCAGCAGTCTTCCCTGATGGCTTCATTGGAGTTGGGGGAGTGCTTCGCTCATATGATGGCTCTTTTGTTGGCGCTTGTCAACATAGACTCTTTGGTTACTTCTCTCCTAAAACAGCTGAGCTAATTGCCATTAGAGAAGTTCTGAGTTGGATTAAGAGGCTGGGTTATGATCAGATAGTGTTGGAATCAGATGCTCTTACGGTAGTGAAGGCTTTGCTTTCTTCTTCAACTTCTGATTTTTCTAGTTTTGGATCCCTTGTTGATGATTGTAAATCTCTAATAGCAGAGATGAATTCAGTATCTGTGAGTTTTGTTCCTCGATCTGCCAATAGTGTGGCACATATTATAGCTAGAGCTGCCTCTACTATTTCAGATAGGATGGAGTGGCTGAGCACCCCTCCACAATTGATTGTTCATGCTTTGATGTTGGACTTCCAAATTTGAATGCAATTACATTTTTAGTTCAAAAAAAATACACTTGCAAAAACTAAATTCTTTCTTACATCGACAACATAAAATATACTCATAAATATTAACTTCTTTCTAGAAGTATATTAAATTTCAACGATTCCTCTTCTAAGAACTCTGGATGTAACATAAATCCCATCAAGACTATTTTATCATTGGTTAtaactttataatttttgaataaatatttattattataaatatataaaataacatcAGAATCATACCACTAGTTTGCAAATTTCTCATTAGTTTCCATATTGCATTTTATTATCATACTGATATTAACCCCAATAACCTTTTCAGCAATATTTGCATGTTTCTATTCATTGTGCAACACCTTCTTTCACTTTTGTTGCTTGTAAAACTTGATTTCTCTCTTGAAATTGcctttttttcatataaataacatgacttgtt includes:
- the LOC110621433 gene encoding FRIGIDA-like protein 4a produces the protein MGSIPDPGELAELTFPSFDDFQRQTSLMTSCTLLCKELFDRITSLEQNLQKKSEALKHNLQILGHDIKAKLASLKKREVTIDESVEIALERVDEHREAAFKSLENSDHPDGEVDDGDGLLQLLRSFCLKMRSREFWKFASAKKKELDVLRSQIPLALAECVGPARFALEAISEVFSCG